One Chryseobacterium indoltheticum DNA segment encodes these proteins:
- a CDS encoding DHA2 family efflux MFS transporter permease subunit, giving the protein MQDSLVEYGARRVIITITAILCALLEIVDSTIVNVALNEMKGNMGATLSEVGWVITAYAIGNVIVVPMTSWLSQQFGRRNYFAASIIIFTIFSFLCGNADNIWELVFFRLCQGIGGGALLVTSQTIITESYPVEKRSMAQAIYGLGVIIGPTLGPPLGGYIVDNYSWPYIFYINIPIGIAATLMTLQFVKSPKFSEKRKASDVDWLGIMLLALTVGSLQFILERGHEEDWFESGMIVTFTTTAVLGFILFLWRELTFKYPIVELRVLKNGNLRIGTVMSFVLGFGLYGSTFIVPLYTQSILGWTALQSGALMIPAALTTAFMMPIIGRLLSKGAKQQILVSLGLFIFFVYSFWGYKILTPDTSKEAFFWMLIVRGMGLGLLFIPITSLSLSTLKGQEIGQGAAFTGMMRQLGGSFGIAAITTFIANASQKYRVNLISHLDSDNFDVQQRLAGLKANFIAKGMTPDAAMNAAYKVLDMTVTKQATVLSYMDVFLYLGIAFLICIPFILFIRERKSKEKIDLSEAMH; this is encoded by the coding sequence ATGCAAGATTCATTAGTAGAATATGGAGCCCGAAGAGTAATCATTACGATTACAGCGATTCTTTGTGCTTTGCTTGAAATTGTGGATTCCACGATTGTAAATGTTGCCCTCAACGAAATGAAGGGAAACATGGGTGCCACACTTTCTGAAGTGGGTTGGGTAATCACAGCATATGCGATTGGTAACGTTATCGTAGTACCAATGACAAGCTGGCTTTCGCAGCAATTCGGAAGAAGGAACTATTTTGCAGCTTCCATTATTATATTTACGATTTTCTCATTTTTATGCGGAAATGCCGATAATATCTGGGAACTGGTATTTTTCAGATTGTGTCAGGGAATTGGTGGTGGAGCGTTGCTCGTAACCTCACAAACCATTATTACCGAATCTTATCCGGTTGAAAAACGTAGTATGGCGCAAGCAATTTATGGTTTGGGAGTAATTATTGGTCCAACTTTAGGTCCGCCTTTGGGAGGTTATATTGTTGATAATTACAGCTGGCCGTATATTTTTTACATCAATATTCCAATTGGTATTGCAGCAACGTTAATGACTTTACAGTTTGTGAAAAGTCCGAAATTTTCTGAAAAACGTAAAGCTTCAGATGTCGATTGGCTTGGAATTATGTTGTTGGCATTAACAGTAGGTTCTTTACAGTTTATTCTGGAAAGAGGTCATGAAGAAGACTGGTTTGAAAGCGGGATGATCGTAACCTTCACGACGACAGCTGTTTTAGGATTTATATTATTCCTTTGGCGGGAGCTCACCTTTAAATATCCAATTGTGGAACTCCGGGTTTTAAAGAACGGAAACCTGAGGATCGGAACCGTTATGTCCTTTGTTTTAGGTTTCGGTTTGTACGGTTCAACGTTTATCGTTCCTTTATATACACAGAGTATTTTGGGTTGGACGGCACTTCAGTCAGGAGCATTAATGATTCCTGCAGCTTTAACGACAGCTTTCATGATGCCTATTATTGGAAGATTACTTTCAAAAGGGGCAAAACAGCAGATTCTGGTTTCCTTGGGATTATTTATATTCTTTGTTTACAGTTTCTGGGGTTACAAAATTCTGACACCCGATACCAGTAAAGAAGCCTTTTTCTGGATGCTGATTGTGCGAGGAATGGGACTCGGTCTATTGTTTATTCCGATTACATCTTTGTCATTAAGCACATTAAAAGGTCAGGAAATCGGACAGGGAGCAGCTTTTACAGGAATGATGAGACAGCTTGGCGGTTCTTTCGGGATTGCAGCGATTACCACATTTATTGCCAACGCCAGTCAGAAATACAGGGTAAATTTAATATCTCATCTCGACAGTGACAACTTTGATGTTCAGCAGCGATTGGCCGGCTTAAAAGCTAATTTTATAGCAAAAGGAATGACCCCTGATGCAGCAATGAATGCAGCTTACAAGGTTTTAGATATGACCGTTACCAAACAGGCAACCGTTTTATCTTATATGGATGTTTTCCTTTATCTGGGTATAGCGTTCCTGATATGTATTCCGTTTATCCTATTTATTAGAGAGCGGAAAAGCAAAGAAAAAATAGATCTGAGTGAAGCAATGCACTAA
- a CDS encoding DUF6705 family protein: MELLVLKRYRVIFKKMKIQYIYTKIVIMLNILLVTTMIKSQTVLVWGENNGPLPDDFLSSGQYYYKDVNNYLDSFTGTWEYINGNEKFQIILTKIIKYHNVSPNIKLNLYEDGIVLRYKKFTNGNLVFESPIKNKPTLSASDNLKLEGYMTDYGRVTVDKKLPLDHILKLGVLRQGGDYFHPSCTIERLPLNLSEPPKIKFSLSLRQSIGGEYKNPAYNGLPTFSIPNNIIMTKVP, encoded by the coding sequence ATGGAACTTTTGGTTTTAAAAAGATACCGTGTAATATTTAAAAAAATGAAAATACAATATATATATACAAAAATAGTTATAATGCTGAATATCTTGCTGGTAACAACCATGATAAAAAGTCAGACAGTATTAGTGTGGGGAGAAAATAATGGTCCATTACCTGATGATTTTTTAAGCAGTGGCCAATATTATTATAAGGATGTTAATAATTATTTAGACAGTTTTACTGGGACTTGGGAATATATCAATGGGAATGAAAAATTTCAAATCATTTTAACTAAAATTATCAAATACCATAATGTCTCACCAAATATAAAATTAAATCTGTATGAAGATGGTATTGTTTTAAGATATAAGAAGTTTACTAATGGCAATCTTGTTTTCGAATCACCCATAAAAAACAAGCCCACATTAAGCGCTTCTGATAATTTAAAATTAGAAGGATATATGACAGATTACGGCAGAGTAACCGTAGATAAAAAATTGCCACTTGATCACATACTAAAACTGGGAGTACTCAGACAGGGAGGAGACTATTTTCATCCTTCATGTACCATTGAGAGATTACCTTTAAATTTATCCGAACCACCTAAAATAAAATTTAGTTTGAGCTTACGCCAAAGTATAGGGGGAGAATATAAAAACCCTGCATACAATGGGCTGCCAACCTTTAGTATTCCTAATAATATTATAATGACAAAAGTCCCATAA
- a CDS encoding DUF6705 family protein, translated as MKKFIYKIQFKLTIIYLLTNIIFVMKSQIVVDMTSDEVLPFNYNETGQYYEKDIHNYLDNFTGTWEYVNGNEKFQIILTKIVKYHFVNSDLKLNFYEDGIVLRYKKFTNGNLVFESPIEDKPTFSAFDNLKLEGYMADYGRVTVDTKLPLDHILKLGVLRQGGDYFHPSCTIERLPLNLSEPPKIKFSLSLRQSIGGEYKNPAYNGLPTFSIPNNIIMTKVP; from the coding sequence ATGAAAAAATTTATATATAAAATCCAATTTAAATTAACAATAATCTATCTTCTTACAAATATTATTTTTGTTATGAAATCTCAAATAGTTGTAGATATGACATCTGATGAAGTTTTACCCTTTAATTATAATGAAACAGGGCAGTACTATGAAAAAGATATACATAACTATTTAGATAATTTTACGGGAACATGGGAATATGTGAATGGAAATGAAAAGTTTCAAATTATTCTGACTAAAATTGTAAAATATCACTTTGTTAACAGTGATTTAAAGTTAAATTTTTACGAGGATGGTATTGTTTTAAGATATAAGAAGTTTACTAATGGCAATCTTGTTTTTGAATCTCCAATAGAAGATAAACCTACATTTAGTGCTTTTGATAATTTAAAATTAGAGGGCTATATGGCAGATTACGGCAGAGTAACTGTAGATACAAAATTGCCACTTGATCACATACTAAAACTGGGAGTACTCAGACAGGGAGGAGACTATTTTCATCCTTCATGTACCATTGAGAGATTACCTTTAAATTTATCCGAACCACCTAAAATAAAATTTAGTTTGAGCTTACGCCAAAGTATAGGGGGAGAATATAAAAACCCTGCATACAATGGGCTGCCAACCTTTAGTATTCCTAATAATATTATAATGACAAAAGTCCCATAA
- a CDS encoding helix-turn-helix domain-containing protein: protein MTLGEKLKKARINKNFTQEYLAEMLNVSQKTYSNFENDKSKPGFSQVEEMATVLDMSVLDFLSGDNVTINSTNGDHSGFIYQNQLPEKLIEQYEERIKELKEQVDYWKSRSQGSK, encoded by the coding sequence ATGACACTGGGCGAGAAACTGAAAAAAGCAAGAATCAACAAAAACTTCACGCAGGAATACCTTGCCGAGATGCTGAATGTTTCGCAAAAGACCTATTCCAATTTTGAGAACGACAAAAGCAAACCCGGGTTTTCTCAGGTAGAGGAAATGGCAACAGTGTTAGATATGAGTGTTTTAGATTTTTTAAGTGGGGACAATGTAACTATTAATAGTACAAATGGTGATCACAGCGGTTTTATATACCAAAATCAGCTTCCTGAAAAACTCATTGAGCAGTACGAAGAGCGCATTAAAGAGCTGAAAGAGCAGGTAGACTACTGGAAAAGTCGATCGCAGGGCAGTAAATAA
- a CDS encoding DUF6261 family protein, which yields MMNSIDLQKLRNAEYLQYMKDFSGIINLNNSAQFDIEAKLNAFNTKIGELETLYKKALASEKTQELLLIDARRDAAINGIYYFLLSHTYHFETAKQQNAQVLLDNMALYGSGIARLNYQAETATLNNLIRDWEGKPELINAISEFNLTEWMAELKAANEEFNTKYLSRTQEYGDASPETIKLIREDVNVAYYALRDRIDALHLLVETPPSPYVTIINQLNALTDQYNALLVNRKPDSPDIINTEDSAK from the coding sequence ATGATGAATTCAATCGATCTTCAAAAACTTCGAAATGCAGAATACCTGCAGTACATGAAAGATTTTTCAGGCATTATCAACCTCAACAACTCGGCTCAGTTTGATATTGAAGCGAAGTTGAACGCCTTTAATACTAAAATAGGAGAGCTTGAGACTCTTTACAAGAAAGCCCTTGCCAGCGAAAAAACTCAGGAGCTTCTGCTCATAGACGCCAGGAGAGATGCTGCCATCAACGGGATCTATTATTTTCTGCTCTCTCATACCTATCATTTCGAAACTGCAAAGCAACAAAATGCACAGGTGCTGCTAGATAACATGGCACTGTACGGAAGCGGTATCGCAAGGCTCAATTATCAGGCAGAGACGGCTACCCTCAACAATCTTATTCGCGACTGGGAGGGCAAGCCCGAGCTTATCAATGCCATTTCAGAATTCAACCTCACCGAATGGATGGCTGAGCTGAAAGCAGCGAACGAAGAATTTAATACAAAATATCTTTCACGTACCCAGGAATATGGTGATGCGAGCCCGGAAACGATTAAGCTGATAAGGGAAGACGTAAATGTTGCCTATTATGCGTTGAGAGACAGAATAGATGCACTCCATCTTTTGGTAGAAACTCCGCCGTCACCCTATGTTACAATCATCAACCAGCTCAATGCATTGACCGACCAGTATAATGCATTACTCGTTAACAGAAAACCTGACTCACCGGATATCATAAATACTGAAGACTCTGCAAAATAA
- a CDS encoding response regulator transcription factor — protein MQSHIINIVIVDDHPIVIEGLKIMLSHKPFFHLSKTFNNGGEVIQFIKSNEVDIILLDISLPDISGIQLCEEIKKVSPNTSVIMFSNRSERSIIMQCIQNGASGYLLKNVSLEELMECFHGALSGNIVFCNETKNIISKPSPQELTTTPRLTKREKQILQFLAKGKTSNEIADELFLSPLTVDTHRKNLLQKFGAKNSAELVHIAVQQNMILE, from the coding sequence ATGCAATCTCATATAATCAACATCGTCATTGTAGATGATCATCCCATCGTTATTGAAGGATTGAAAATAATGTTATCTCACAAACCGTTTTTTCACCTTTCAAAAACATTTAACAATGGTGGTGAAGTCATTCAGTTTATTAAATCTAATGAAGTAGATATTATTCTGCTCGATATTTCCCTGCCCGATATCAGTGGAATACAGCTATGTGAAGAAATAAAAAAAGTATCCCCGAATACGTCCGTCATTATGTTTAGTAACCGGTCTGAAAGGAGCATTATCATGCAGTGTATACAAAACGGAGCCAGCGGTTATTTATTGAAAAATGTTTCTCTGGAAGAATTGATGGAATGCTTTCACGGTGCACTTTCAGGAAATATTGTTTTCTGTAACGAGACCAAAAATATCATCAGTAAACCTTCGCCACAGGAATTGACCACTACTCCACGCCTTACAAAACGGGAAAAGCAGATTCTTCAGTTTTTAGCAAAAGGAAAAACAAGCAATGAGATTGCCGATGAACTTTTTCTAAGCCCTTTAACCGTAGATACCCACCGTAAAAATTTACTGCAAAAGTTCGGTGCCAAAAATTCTGCTGAGCTTGTACACATTGCAGTACAGCAGAATATGATATTGGAATAA
- a CDS encoding sensor histidine kinase — MKNHLITICVFLSTYVQSQQLIPLNEKAYSDSLKKVANSKVDNNAKANSYFLLSNFYRNTDSLLSKNYLEKGKALSPKTSLNTAKYHYYEGWHFLESNKEKAAVSFQKAIKEFSKIKSQEADFYIASSWYNYGVTQKNKEGYPFLVKILVEKSIPQIEQYKDHKTLGQFYSQLAIILTYNAEFAKAYEYNTKAIKILEKNAPHSAELFFAYLNTASNFCYQAKGDEAKKYLDKAEKLIQPYPDSNSNTSFYYGKTLYFITKQKNEEALPMIEKGLVYAKRSRQNLLTQMFYMNKYDILRKQNKLNEAKNVLENILSEKTLIIDANNRKIFYNQLSSLNEQMGNLKEALVWEKKYSKLNDSLNSENVKLELNTLETKFRTAEKQKEIANLNTEKAQKELELNKKNQYLWVLVFASLFLLILIISIYFYTKKLAKEKEINHSQKLKEIAQQEELKITKAILEGEEKERERVGKDLHDGLGGMLAGVKINFSAWASQNLEPENKQNFNDILHQLDHSVTELRNISRNLMPESLLKLGLETALKDLCEFYSRKDLHIDFQPIDINSKLPLAVQINIFRIVQEILANAVKHSEAENILLQCSQSNDVFLVTIEDDGKGFSQDSSPTKSMGLHNLKTRVDYLKGKMEINSDHEGTAINIELNTNAISYNQHRHCR, encoded by the coding sequence ATGAAGAATCACCTTATCACCATCTGTGTCTTTTTATCTACTTATGTACAGTCGCAGCAACTCATTCCGCTTAATGAGAAAGCCTATTCTGACAGTCTGAAAAAGGTTGCAAACAGCAAGGTTGACAACAACGCCAAAGCGAATTCATATTTCTTATTATCAAACTTTTATAGAAATACAGACTCTCTTTTAAGTAAAAACTATTTAGAAAAAGGAAAAGCTTTAAGCCCTAAAACATCTTTAAATACTGCGAAATATCACTATTATGAAGGTTGGCATTTTTTAGAAAGCAATAAAGAAAAAGCAGCAGTCTCATTTCAAAAAGCTATAAAGGAATTTTCTAAAATTAAAAGTCAAGAAGCTGACTTTTACATTGCGTCATCTTGGTACAACTACGGTGTGACCCAGAAAAATAAAGAAGGCTATCCTTTTTTGGTGAAAATCCTGGTCGAAAAAAGCATTCCGCAGATAGAACAATATAAGGATCACAAAACGTTAGGACAATTCTATTCGCAGCTTGCCATCATTCTTACGTATAATGCCGAGTTTGCAAAAGCCTATGAATACAACACAAAAGCCATCAAAATATTAGAAAAAAATGCACCCCATTCTGCTGAATTGTTTTTTGCTTACCTCAACACCGCAAGCAATTTCTGTTATCAGGCAAAAGGTGACGAAGCCAAAAAATATTTAGATAAAGCCGAAAAACTCATTCAGCCTTATCCGGATTCTAATTCAAACACCTCTTTTTATTATGGAAAAACACTTTACTTCATCACCAAACAGAAAAATGAAGAAGCACTTCCGATGATTGAAAAAGGTTTGGTTTATGCTAAAAGATCCCGCCAAAATCTTTTAACCCAGATGTTTTACATGAATAAATATGATATTTTAAGGAAGCAGAATAAGCTGAATGAAGCAAAAAATGTTCTGGAAAATATCTTATCCGAAAAGACACTCATCATTGATGCAAACAACAGAAAGATTTTCTATAACCAGCTCTCAAGTCTTAACGAACAGATGGGCAACCTTAAAGAAGCTTTGGTCTGGGAGAAGAAATATTCAAAATTAAATGACAGCTTAAATTCTGAAAATGTAAAGCTTGAACTCAATACGCTGGAAACGAAATTCAGAACTGCAGAAAAGCAAAAAGAAATTGCCAACCTCAACACTGAGAAAGCGCAAAAAGAACTGGAACTCAACAAAAAAAATCAATATTTATGGGTATTGGTTTTTGCATCATTATTCCTTCTTATTTTAATTATTTCCATTTATTTCTACACTAAAAAATTAGCTAAAGAAAAAGAAATCAATCATTCTCAGAAGCTTAAAGAAATCGCTCAACAGGAAGAATTAAAAATAACAAAAGCCATTCTGGAAGGTGAAGAAAAAGAAAGAGAAAGAGTGGGAAAAGACCTTCACGACGGACTTGGTGGAATGCTTGCCGGCGTGAAAATTAATTTTTCAGCATGGGCTTCACAAAATTTAGAGCCAGAAAACAAACAAAACTTCAATGACATTCTACATCAACTGGATCATTCGGTGACCGAACTCAGAAATATCTCTAGAAATCTAATGCCTGAATCACTTTTAAAACTGGGCTTGGAAACCGCTTTAAAAGATCTCTGCGAATTTTACTCCAGAAAAGATCTACATATTGACTTTCAACCGATTGATATCAATTCAAAACTTCCTTTGGCAGTTCAGATTAATATTTTCAGAATTGTACAGGAAATTCTGGCTAATGCTGTGAAACATTCGGAGGCAGAAAATATTCTACTTCAATGCTCTCAGTCGAATGACGTGTTTTTAGTTACAATTGAAGATGATGGTAAAGGTTTCTCACAAGATTCTTCACCAACCAAAAGTATGGGACTTCACAATCTAAAAACCCGTGTCGATTATTTAAAAGGTAAAATGGAAATCAATTCTGATCATGAAGGCACTGCAATTAATATAGAACTCAACACCAATGCAATCTCATATAATCAACATCGTCATTGTAGATGA
- a CDS encoding MmpS family transport accessory protein, with translation MKKMKLKNVLKGSFVMVMAALVFGFVTSCSNDDDDDIPGTNKTHKVVFKAEASAGSNIEIAVYGIDGNPTTATSLSGTTWSSPEITTEAGAMSANVAVNAVGANASSTLKVQIWVDGELKKEGTSSGQYLSASASHTF, from the coding sequence ATGAAAAAAATGAAATTGAAAAACGTATTGAAAGGCTCATTTGTAATGGTGATGGCGGCGTTGGTTTTTGGTTTTGTGACATCTTGCAGCAATGATGATGACGATGACATTCCGGGAACCAACAAAACTCATAAAGTAGTTTTCAAGGCAGAAGCATCTGCAGGAAGTAATATTGAGATCGCTGTTTACGGTATTGATGGAAATCCTACCACGGCAACCAGCTTAAGTGGAACTACATGGTCTAGCCCCGAAATTACTACTGAAGCAGGAGCAATGAGTGCGAATGTTGCCGTAAATGCAGTTGGTGCTAATGCATCATCTACTTTAAAAGTTCAGATTTGGGTAGACGGTGAACTTAAAAAAGAAGGAACTTCAAGCGGGCAGTATTTATCTGCTTCAGCAAGTCATACATTTTAA
- the tyrS gene encoding tyrosine--tRNA ligase, whose translation MNSFIEELKWRGLFADMMPGTDEQLNKEMTTAYIGFDPTADSLHIGSLIQIKILAHFQQHGHKPIALVGGATGMIGDPSGKSAERNLLDEETLLHYVDCLQNQLSTFLNFDGNETNKAELVNNYDWMKKISFLDFAKNVGKNITVNYMMAKDSVKKRLSGEAGVDGMSFTEFTYQLIQGYDFLHLYQNNNVKLQMGGSDQWGNITTGTELIRRKAQGEAFALTVPLITKADGSKFGKSESGENYWLDKKKTSPYKFYQFWLNATDTDAERFIKFYTFLGKEEIDALIEDHKTAPHERKLQKKLAEEVTVWVHGREEYEKALKASEILFGKSTAEDLVSLDEEIFLEIFDGVPQKEVAKADVLGINIVDLLSEKSGFLKSKSEATRELKGNAISVNKEKINEVYTANETDLIDGKFLLLQKGKKSYFIVKVI comes from the coding sequence ATGAACTCTTTTATTGAAGAACTGAAATGGCGTGGGCTTTTTGCCGATATGATGCCCGGAACAGATGAACAACTGAATAAGGAAATGACAACTGCCTATATCGGTTTTGATCCTACCGCAGATTCTTTACATATTGGAAGTCTTATTCAGATTAAAATTTTGGCTCATTTTCAGCAACATGGTCATAAACCAATCGCTTTGGTAGGTGGCGCTACAGGAATGATTGGTGACCCTTCAGGAAAATCTGCAGAGAGAAATCTTTTGGATGAAGAAACACTATTGCATTATGTTGACTGTCTGCAAAATCAACTTTCAACGTTTTTAAATTTTGATGGAAACGAAACCAACAAAGCCGAATTGGTCAACAATTACGACTGGATGAAGAAAATTTCTTTCCTTGATTTTGCTAAAAATGTTGGAAAAAACATCACCGTTAATTACATGATGGCGAAAGATTCTGTAAAGAAAAGACTTTCAGGAGAAGCCGGTGTTGACGGAATGAGTTTTACAGAGTTTACTTATCAATTGATTCAGGGATATGATTTCCTGCATTTATATCAGAATAATAATGTAAAACTTCAGATGGGAGGTTCTGATCAGTGGGGAAATATTACCACAGGAACAGAATTGATCCGTAGAAAAGCACAGGGAGAAGCATTTGCATTGACTGTTCCTTTGATTACGAAAGCTGACGGTTCGAAATTCGGAAAGTCTGAAAGCGGAGAAAATTACTGGTTAGACAAAAAGAAAACTTCGCCTTACAAATTCTATCAATTTTGGTTGAATGCAACCGATACAGATGCTGAAAGATTTATTAAATTCTACACATTCTTAGGAAAAGAAGAAATTGATGCTTTAATTGAAGACCATAAAACAGCACCACACGAAAGAAAACTTCAGAAAAAATTGGCTGAAGAAGTTACGGTTTGGGTTCACGGAAGAGAAGAATATGAAAAAGCTTTAAAAGCTTCAGAAATTCTTTTTGGAAAATCAACTGCTGAAGATTTAGTAAGTCTTGATGAGGAAATTTTCCTGGAAATCTTTGATGGAGTTCCTCAGAAAGAAGTGGCTAAAGCGGATGTTTTAGGAATTAACATCGTTGATTTACTTTCAGAAAAATCAGGTTTCCTGAAGTCTAAAAGTGAAGCGACAAGAGAATTGAAAGGAAACGCAATCTCTGTAAACAAAGAAAAAATCAATGAAGTTTACACCGCAAATGAAACTGATTTGATTGACGGTAAATTCTTATTACTGCAAAAAGGAAAGAAAAGTTACTTTATTGTAAAAGTGATTTAA
- a CDS encoding RNA polymerase sigma factor, with translation MKDEQLFPLIQKAKEKDQKAQTKLINVFWVDVFSFVMKKVHDENDADEITVNVFSKVLSKLDLYDPHFQFKTWILTIAQNTIIDFWRRKSRENQDPTENLDEVKNHYAKSPEELMISDEEQQKIIKTIESLDGNYQDIIKLRFFEEKSIKEIAEELGISVANTKVRVMRAKKVLAELLKNNDFEDN, from the coding sequence ATGAAAGACGAGCAATTATTTCCTCTCATCCAAAAGGCAAAGGAAAAAGACCAGAAAGCGCAAACCAAACTGATCAATGTATTTTGGGTAGACGTTTTTTCTTTTGTGATGAAAAAAGTACACGACGAAAATGATGCAGATGAAATTACGGTCAATGTTTTTTCAAAAGTTTTATCGAAACTCGATTTATACGATCCTCATTTTCAGTTTAAAACCTGGATTCTAACGATTGCTCAAAATACAATTATTGATTTCTGGCGTAGAAAAAGCCGGGAAAATCAAGATCCTACAGAAAATTTAGATGAAGTAAAAAATCATTATGCAAAATCTCCTGAAGAGTTAATGATTTCTGACGAAGAGCAGCAAAAGATTATTAAAACCATCGAATCTTTAGATGGCAATTATCAGGATATTATTAAATTGAGATTCTTTGAAGAAAAAAGCATCAAAGAAATCGCCGAGGAGCTTGGGATTTCTGTTGCCAATACGAAAGTTCGTGTAATGAGAGCGAAAAAAGTTTTAGCAGAATTGCTGAAAAATAATGATTTTGAGGATAACTAG
- the lipA gene encoding lipoyl synthase produces the protein MENLVQDTTVQKPKWIRVKLPTGKNYRELRTLVDKYKLNTICQSGSCPNMGECWGEGTATFMILGNICTRSCGFCGVKTGKPMDVNWDEPEKVARSIKLMKIKHAVLTSVDRDDLKDMGSILWGETVNAVRRISPGTTMETLIPDFQGLTKHLDRMVDVAPEVISHNMETVKRLTREVRIQAKYERSLEVLRYLKEAGQNRTKTGLMLGLGENRDEVFQTIEDIRNANVDVITMGQYLQPTKKHLPVKKFITPEEFDEFGDFARSLGFRHVESSPLVRSSYHAEKHIH, from the coding sequence ATGGAGAATTTAGTTCAAGATACTACCGTTCAAAAACCAAAATGGATTCGTGTAAAACTTCCTACCGGAAAGAATTACAGAGAATTGAGAACTTTGGTAGATAAATATAAATTAAATACGATTTGCCAAAGTGGAAGCTGCCCAAATATGGGTGAATGTTGGGGAGAAGGAACGGCAACTTTCATGATTTTAGGAAATATCTGTACCAGAAGCTGTGGATTTTGCGGAGTGAAAACCGGAAAGCCAATGGATGTAAACTGGGACGAACCTGAAAAAGTAGCTCGTTCAATCAAATTAATGAAGATCAAACATGCTGTTTTAACATCTGTTGACCGTGACGATTTGAAAGATATGGGTTCTATTCTTTGGGGTGAAACCGTAAATGCCGTAAGAAGAATTTCTCCAGGAACCACGATGGAAACATTAATTCCTGACTTTCAAGGACTCACAAAGCATCTTGACAGAATGGTTGATGTTGCTCCGGAAGTGATCTCTCACAACATGGAAACAGTAAAACGTCTGACAAGAGAAGTAAGAATTCAGGCTAAATATGAAAGAAGTCTTGAGGTTTTAAGATATTTAAAAGAAGCTGGACAAAATAGAACTAAAACTGGATTAATGCTTGGTTTAGGAGAAAACAGAGATGAAGTTTTCCAGACTATTGAAGACATCAGAAACGCCAATGTTGACGTTATAACAATGGGACAATATTTGCAGCCGACTAAAAAACATCTTCCTGTGAAAAAATTTATCACGCCAGAAGAGTTTGATGAATTCGGAGATTTTGCAAGAAGCTTAGGTTTCAGACACGTTGAGAGTTCGCCTTTGGTGAGAAGTTCCTATCACGCTGAAAAACATATTCATTAA